Within Vicia villosa cultivar HV-30 ecotype Madison, WI linkage group LG1, Vvil1.0, whole genome shotgun sequence, the genomic segment GTGAGTTTGTTTCTTTAGAAAGTTCAAATCaagttttgatttttcttaatgCTATCACATGTGCAACTCGTTTTTTATAGACCGAGAATAGCTGTGAATTATTCCTATGGGATGATGAAATTGGAGACTTCAACAAAGGGGAAACTGTTATTCATCCATTTTGTAAGAAGTGTGATGTACTAGAACTGCAATTGGAATCAACaacaagcaaattgaagaaattgaagatgaagtttgaagcTCAGAAAAGGAATAATATGCAGCTTAAGTTAGCaattgtgttgtgttgtttgGCTGTTGGTTTGTTTTACAATTTCATGTAATTTGTAGTTGGGTCAATATTGCCATTGTTTAGGCTTGAGGCATGTAATTTGGAATGATGAATCATGTAATTGTTCagtacaatgtaattttgaaACATGTTATTAAATGAAAGTAATTTTGTTTCTGTAATTATGGTTCAATAGCATTATAAAATTCTGAATGTGTAATTCATTAAGTTGGTTCAATATTAGTACAATGTCAGTACAAAATTCTGAAACATAATGTGAAACAAAATTCAGCTTAAGTTAGCATTAAGTTGGTTCAATATTAGTACAAAATTCGAAAACATGTTATTGAATGACTGTGTTCAATAGCAATACTTTTTTTTAGCAATACATTAAGTTGGTTCAATATCACTGATTATATTAAGTTCTTAATAGCACATACAAAGTGCATAAttcagtcattacaaaaaatgtGCATAACAACACTGCACCAAAAGTGTTACATAATTCAGTCATAACAAAAGTATGCACAAAACGATTTCCGGCGAACTGCTACAACGCTTGAGTAAACGGCAGCAACCCTAAGAACTTTTGTTGTTGGTTTAAACTCCTAGCCTTAGGGTTAGGGACCACGACAAAGGGGATTTAGGGTTCTCTGGGTGCTCTGTGAATCGGAGATGGGGCGTGGCCGGCCAAAGAAAAAGGCGGCAACGACTCCACCGGCGAGTGTGAGAGTTTTCTCGTCAACTCTGACATCGATTGGTAAAGAAACTTCTGGTACAACGGGGAAAGTGGCAACAGGAACTCAAACCTTGGAGACCATTGTTAAGGAACCGACGATAGAAGGAAAATTAGAAACAAAGAGTATTTTGGATGAAGCAACACCAAAGCTATGGATAGATATCATTCAGGGAAACAGACTACCATCTAATGGAGCTGAACTCTCCTACACAGCACCGGTGATTGTTGATGGTGAAGTGGAAATTCAGATTGAGGAAAAGGATGTGGTATCGGAAAAAGAGTTTTGGAGGAATGCGTTAATCATGTACGCAATTGGGAATGACCTCTTGATGAACGCTGTCAAGAAATTCATGGCTACAACGTGGAATTTCGTATCTCTTCCAGAGATTTACTACAATGAGGAAGGATATTTCCTTATCAGATTCAAAACCCGCATAGATAGGGATGCAGTGCTCATGAGAGGACCGTATACTATCTTCAAGAAACAAATCCTACTGCATGAATGGAGCCCAAAATTCACCTTGCAAGATGATGTGCTAAGGGTTTTACCGATTTGGGTAATTTTCCCGCAACTTCCTCTATACTATTGGGGACCCTAAAGTATTGGAAAAATAGCCAATGATATAGGGAAACCAATAATGACAGATGAATGTACGGCGAGAAAATTGAGGGTATCGTATGCTCGGGTCCTGATTGAAGTGGATGTTACACAAGAGTTGCGGCATCAAATTATGATCAGAGATCCCCAAGGTGAAAGAATGACACAACAGGTTGATTATGAGTGAAACCTCCATTTTGTAAGAGCTGCAATAAAGTTGGTCATATGTGCAAGACAAAAGAGAAAATGCCCCGGAAATCAaaggaaactaaaaaaaattgggaacaaaagaaagaaaccacTGTGGTACAGAGTAAGAGTGCTGAGAGTAAGAAGTCTGAGGTTATTGAGAATGTTTCTACTGAACCCCCGGTTGAGCCTCCCTGGATAGTTGTGTCAAACATAAAGAGGAAAGGTAAAGAACCAAAGGTGATTGAAGTGGACTGCTACAATGGTTTTGAGAGCCTGCTAGGTGAATGCTCTCAACCCCTTGATATTACATGATTTGTTGGAATATTCGAGGGCTGAATAAAATTGCTAGGTGCCTTAAGGTTGGAGCCCACCTCAGAAAACATCAGGTAACCTGTATAGCTTTATTGGAAACTCAAGTTAGACTGAATAATAGTAGTCATGTTAGAAGGAGACTTGGTTTTGACTGGGATTTCATTGATAATTATGATCAACATAGCAATGGTAGAATTTCGCTTATTTGGAATCCTAAAATCTGGAATATCAAGGCTATAGATAAATCTGATCAATTGGTTCATGCTGAAGTTTTGTCTCATACAGGGGTGTTCTCTCATTACTTAACCATTGTGTTATGTGTATGCCTAAAACCAGCTTGTCAATAGACAAAAGCTCTAGGATGATATAGATAGAATTAGTAAGACTATTAATGGGCCCTGGATCTGTGCAGGTGACTTCAACAATGTGTTGAAAACTGGAGATAGGGTTGGTGGGAATGATGTTCATATTGCTGAGTATGTGGATATGGAGCAGATGATGTCTAGTAGTGGTCTTTTTGAACATGAGACGTCAGGAGCTTTCTTTACTTGGTCTAATCAACAAACTGTTAATCCCATATCCTCAAAAATAGATAGAGTTTTGATCAACACTGCTTGGTGCCATAGTTTCCCAAACAGTCATGTGGAGGTGCTAAACCCACATATCTCTGACCATTCTCCTCTCAGGATCAAGATGGAATCTACTCAAGGCTTAGGTAAAAGGAAGGCTAGATTCAAATTCTTAAACTGTGTGGCTGAGTCTCCTGAATTTCAAAGGATTATGAATACTTATTGGATTCACCATGAGGCTGGGAACCCTATGTACCATTTATGGAAGAATTTGCAGAGGCTTCAATTTCACATCAAAGGACTATCTAGGCAGACTACTGAGGGTATCAGAAAACTCAAAGATAGCCGGATGCAATTAGATAAAGCCCAATCCCTTCTTAGGTCTGATCCTTTTAACCCTGAGTTGTGCCAAAATGTTAAGAACTGGACTGAAGAGGTGATTAAACATAGTGATCTGGAGGAAAAAGTTTTACAGCAAAGAGCAAAAGAAGATTGTATTAAACTTGGAGATGGTAATAACAATTACTTTTATGCTAAGCTTAAGGCAAAAAACTCTCAAACTCATATTAAACAGTTGCAGACTGTCAATGGGATTATTCTTACTGAACCTGAAGATTTGGAAGAAGAGGTTTTGGACTTTTATACTAAGCTCATTGGGCAGTAAGCACCTAGTAGAATACATGTGAATATTCCTATTCTGAGGAGTGGTGCTCAATTAACTCGAGAACACTAAGAGATTCTCACCAGCCCTGTTACTGAAGAGGAAATATGGAATGCTGTTAAGATCCTGTGGGATAACAAAGCACCTGGTGCTGATGGATACACTACAAAATTCTTCAAAGCTAGCTGGAATATGATCAAATCTGACATTGTCAAGGCAGTGCAGGATTTCTTCACTAACAACAGACTACATAGAGCAGTAAATTGTGCTGTTGTGACTTTGATACCCAATACCAAAGAGGCTAAATCTATGAGGGAGATGAGACCAATTGCTTGCTGCACAAAATTCTACAAAATAATCTCTAAGATTCTCACCAAGAGATTGAGTACAGTCATCAACCATGTTGTTGATGATAGCCAAACTGCATTCTTGCCAGGAAAAACTATCCATGACAATATCTTGCTGGCTAATGAAATCTTGAGGGGCTATAATAGGAAGCATATATCACCCAGATGTACCTTACAAATTGATATCCAAAAAGCATATGATACTGTTGAATGGGATGCTCTTGAGCAGATTATGATTGAAATGAATTTCCCAGCTCAGTTCACAAAGTGGATCATGATAGCTGTCAGGACTGTGTCTTATAGATATATGATTAATGGTAATATGATCAGAATTCTTCAAGCCAAAAGAGGGTTAAGGCAGGGTGATCCTATATCACCCCTGCTGTTTGTCTTAACTATGGAATACTTGCATAGAACCCTTGGAGAGTTGAAAACTGATAAGGACTATCATTTTCACCCTAAGTGTGCTAAATTAGGCATCACAAATCTCTGCTTTGCTGATGATTTATTGTTGTTTTCCAGAGGAGATGAGAATTCTGTGCAAGCACTTATGAAAAGATTTGACCAATTTGCTGATTCTACTGACTTGAAAGCAAACCCAGCTAAGTGTAAAATCTACTTTGGTGGTATATATACTCAGATCCAGAACTAAATAGTTGAAGGCATCAGTTATGGTATTGGGAAGCTCCCCTTCAAATACTTGGGTGTACCTCTTGCAGCAAGGAAAATTACCATCAACCAATGCCAGCCTCTAATAAATAGAATGATGGAAAAGATTAATCACTAGTCTTCAAATCTTCTGAGCTATGCTGGCAGACAGCAACTGATTAGAAGCACACTAATGACAATAACTGGATATTGGATGCAGGTTTTCCCACTTCCCAAAAGTGTGATCAAAAGAGTTGATAGCATTTGTAAGAATTTTCTGTGGTCTGGAAAAGCTACTGGCAGAAAAGCTTTAGTGTCTTGGGAGGCTGTATGTCAACCAAAAAATGCTGGAGGGCTGAATCTTACTTACCTAGCTGACTGAAACAAAGCCACAATTCTTAAAATGCTATGGAACTTGCAGATGAAATCTGATAAGTTGTGGATTCGATGGTTCAGTGCCTACTATCTGAAAGGAGGTGATATCATGCATTGGCAGGTGAAAGATACACATTCTTGGATGATCAAGAGTATCATCAAGCTGAGAGATGTTGCTTTGACTAGTGATTACTGGGCAAAGAGTCTTCAAAGGCAATATTTCAAGACTAATGATATGTATACTGAGATTCATGGCAATGACATTGATAGAAACTGGAAAACAATTTTTTACCATAACTATGCCCGGCCTCGAGCATGCTTCATTATGTGGTTGGCTCTGTGGGGACGCCTTCCTACCAAGGATAAATTAGCCAAGATTCAAATGGAATGTGTAACTTCTGTGGTAAGCAGGAGAGTATTAAACACTTGTTTTTCAATTGTAGGTACATTGCCCAGATTTGGCAAAGAATCCTTACTTGGCTAGGGTATCAAATAAATAGTGGAGATTGGACACAGGAAAGCCTTTGGCTCAACATGGAATTGAAAAAGAAGGGTTGGAGGAGGGTCTTACTGAGAATGGCAGCTACAGAATCTATATACCACCTGTGGCAAGCTAGAAATGCCCTCTGTTTTGAGCAAATTGCTCCGAGTCCGGATATCGTGCATCATATCCAATCTGTAGTGTTCTTGAAGGCTCAGACCATAAATTGCTTAAAGAATCATGttcagctagattccttggagatTAGATAATTTTCTTGTCTTGTAGTATGTTTGGTTTTGTTTGGTTGCCTGGATCTTATTTGATCGGCAGTTGTACTTGATTTGTTTTtggtaataaaattatatatttcacTCCAAAAAAAAAGTGTGCACAAAACAACATGCACCAAAAGTGTTGATTACAAAACAACATTGCACCAAAAGTGTGCATTACAAacaaaagtagaaaaacagatgCTAAAATCACTTCTTTTTTGGAGTAGCCTTCTTAGGAGTACCCTTCCCTGCCTTCTTAGGGGTACCTTTAGTACCCTTCCCTGCCTCCTTAGGAGTACACCTATTCATCAGATATTTTCTAATTCATTCACAAATAGTCAAAATACGTTTATCTCTAGCAATTAAAATAATGGCATTGAAAGACTCAGCTATGTTATGCATAAGTACATCACACCTAGGATAGAAACTAAAGGTATGCTTACACCAAGATTTAGTAGGAACTGCCATTAGCCAAGTCTAAGCCTTTGGATCTACAGCCTTCAAATCATTCATCTTTAATGTCCATGCTTGTTGGTAAGTTGTCTTGGCTGCTCCCATCATCAAGTCTCTTATCAATGCCCCACCACCaaactttttcttaaaatttgcaTACAAGTGCCTCAAGCATAACCTATGTTCAATTGTTTCAAACATTTCTTCAAACACTGCAACCAGACCCTAAAAGAAATGATAAAATTTGACATTAGAAATAGGCATTGAAATAAAATTGCATACATGGCTAATTAAAATAACCTACTAGCTTTTGTTGATATGAAATAAACACATATCTTTTATCTTGTCTAATATCTTCCATTAACAATTGTATGAACCACCTCCATGATTCCTTTGTTTCTGTTTCCACCACTCCAAATGCAAAGGGGAAGTATTGGTCATTTGGGTCTCTTCCAATAGCAATCAAAAGTTGACCTCCATACTTGGTTTTCAAATGGCAACCATCTACCCCAATGAAAAGTCTACAACCATTTATAAACCCTTTTTTACACCcatcaaaacagaaataaaatgaTCCAAACCTTGGTTGGATTGAAGTTAAAGGCCTATCTATGTTGATCTTCACAGTATTTCCAAGATTAACCCTATGCAACTCAGGTGCATACCTCCACAAGTTTGCATATTCCTTGTCCACATCTCCTTCAATGATTTTCTTTGCAATCAACTTAGCTTTCCATGCCCTACACACAGTTATGCCAACAGAATAATTTTGCCTCATGTCTTGGATTATGTCACGGATCCTTACCTTATCAGAGGTTTGCATATTTTTAACCACAACCTTAGCCACCCACTTTGAACTTGCACTTTTATTGTCtaaaaccctagcacatgtgtggTTGTATTTTATAGTCTTGATGGCAAAAATGTGCTTATGGCCCACCTTAGAACAAAGCATTAAAAACCCACATTTGGCATTACATTCAACCCTCACtttatacccctcattttttacaAAAGTAATTTCCCTCCCATTTAATACTTTCCACTCACGGATGGCCTCTCTAAAGTAATCTAGGGTGTTGAACTCCATACCCCACTTAAACTTAAAATCCTTATTAAGCTCCTCCTTCTTAAACTGCTCAAACCCAGGGCCTTTTTCATCCTCTGAGTTATCAGGATCATAGCTCAATAAATCTTCACTAACATACTCATCATTATCACCTTTAGTCTTACTAGGAAAAGTCAAATAACCTGCTATATCAGGCCCCTCATTGACTGGTAAAGACACATCAATCTCTTCAAAACCATCAGCAAGAGTTGTGGTCCTTTCATCCTCACTGTCGTTCAACCCTTCAACAAGCTCTTCATCATTAACCTCTAAGTTACCATTATGATTCACACACCTAGAACTGTTACCATGACTAACTGCATCGTGTTCAACAAACAAAACCCCGTCTGCTTCCATCGAACACGCATACGCAGCAAAATCATAAGCATCACCGTCATTCTTAATCTAGAAATAGTTAGGATCTATTTCTACGATTTTTGTCCATAACCTAAACGACCCAGCTACGTAACCCCACCCACTTACTATGTTTTGATTGTGCTGCTGAGTCCATGTTTCAATGTGTTCCCCAGTAATAAGTGTGGATACTCCGCCTCTGTAAATCGTCTCACCATCTTGAAGCTTTACGAACTCTCCTCCATGGTGAAACACAGTATTAAACCTGACATTCAACTAAAACAAAAACGAAATGTAAgcaaaataacaaacataaatgCTATCCCCAAGTACGAAAGAAAGAGATGACCAGTTACCTCAGCCGATTCGACCGGTTCATCACTGTTTCCAGCCATCGCAGCTTCGTCTTCTTCGTTTTCCACTTCAGAGCTTCGCACTTTCCAaattttgaaaaccctaattctgtGTTCACTTGTTTTGGGGGAGGGGGTAAACAACCAACATACACATTTCCAGACTTCATATAAGCCCAGACAGCAAACAATTGCCACCGTGGCCAATACttcaaagcccagtcagcaaatGTGGTAAAAGGGTTAGGTAAATCCatgatttataaattataaggggcctttaataaaaaaaaacttcagggggccTAAAATAAAACTCGCTATAATGGCAGGGGGCTTAATAATTTAAccctattttcttcacaaaataATATTCCTAAGTTCAACTCAAAAAATACTTTTCAATAatatttatacaaaaaaataaacACATCACATATTTATCAATAAGTAAAATGATATTAtcacaattttttattataaatcgttTTGACATCTTCACGcgcattaaaaaatataattgtgcATCCCGAAATTTTGGTATATATAGCCCGGATAAGGCTGGGTTGCACATCAATAATTTATGGTTGGCGTGATGACGATGTCGTAACTTGTGTATATTCCAGATTTACTCCTTGTCGAGATTTAGTCTTTAATAAAATATGTTATAAATGGTTAAATAAGAATGTTACATTTTTTAATGGCCATTAAGCATGCCCGGGCTATAAAATTGGGTGGTTTGGGTTATTGGATGAGGGAGTCTATATACCCACGTGAAAACCTAGAGGAACCCAAAAAAATGATGGTGACTCCTTTCTCTCCAAAAACACTTATTCTCACCATTTCCCTAAACATTTGAGGTTCTTCCTAAGCAGTATCAGAGGAATTAGCTAGTTGATGTTTTTTATAAGAATATTTGGTGTCCATCGTGGGGCTCGGTGAAACTTTCCTGGACCTCAAGATTCATTCCAATTCTAATGTGAAAGCTTTAACACTACAATGCTTTTCTGATCAATAaccttattataaaaaaatttagtcgCATCACCAGGAGGGAAACCACAACATTGACAACTAGTTCTACTTCATCCTTATCAGAACTTGTCTCCGCGAAGTTTAGGCCAATCCCGTCCAAACACAAGTTCAATTACACATTCAATAATTTGTCAAGGGATGCAAATTCCCTTTCTCCATGGAAATAATCCATTTGTAAATGGAGAACACCTGCATCCCACAATAAGCCTGAGTTGTTGTCTTTTCTGTCGGTGCCTCCGATCCTCTTTCCATATTTTTCGATATAATTCTAATAATGACCACGCCATCGCCTATGATTCATGATCGGTTAATAGAAAATACGGGTCAATGAATCCCACGCTACACAGTATCGCCGACAATAAAGTCATGAAGCTCTCATCTCGGATTTGTTGTCATGGTCGGACTTTTCGGATCATTGCCCCCAAAAAGAAACACAATCTTGTTCGGGGGTATCTGGAGTCAAGGATCGAACAACAATGGCAACGGTTCAGGTTCAATGATTTGGAAGCTTATCTCTTTTCTTTCGTATCGCAATGAAATTATTGAAGCATCAGTAATTGCTCATGCAACTAATaaagagataaatcttcttactTCTTGATTCATAAAGTAAAAAATGTTATGTTAATATACCTCTGGCC encodes:
- the LOC131626580 gene encoding uncharacterized protein LOC131626580 gives rise to the protein MAGNSDEPVESAELNVRFNTVFHHGGEFVKLQDGETIYRGGVSTLITGEHIETWTQQHNQNIIKNDGDAYDFAAYACSMEADGVLFVEHDAVSHGNSSRCVNHNGNLEVNDEELVEGLNDSEDERTTTLADGFEEIDVSLPVNEGPDIAGYLTFPSKTKGDNDEYVSEDLLSYDPDNSEDEKGPGFEQFKKEELNKDFKFKWGMEFNTLDYFREAIREWKVLNGREITFVKNEGYKVRVECNAKCGFLMLCSKVGHKHIFAIKTIKYNHTCARVLDNKSASSKWVAKVVVKNMQTSDKVRIRDIIQDMRQNYSVGITVCRAWKAKLIAKKIIEGDVDKEYANLWRYAPELHRVNLGNTVKINIDRPLTSIQPRFGSFYFCFDGCKKGFINGCRLFIGVDGCHLKTKYGGQLLIAIGRDPNDQYFPFAFGVVETETKESWRWFIQLLMEDIRQDKRYVFISYQQKLGLVAVFEEMFETIEHRLCLRHLYANFKKKFGGGALIRDLMMGAAKTTYQQAWTLKMNDLKAVDPKA